TGGTTTGGGTAAGGTATTTAGGTGGAACTTGTAAAGCTGGGCTTGAATTTATAGCGACGCCAAATAATTTAATTTTAGAGATTAAAGCATTTTTGAAAAATACCACATCTGAACTTGAGGAAAACTGGTCAAAGTAAAAAATGCATTTATTTGATATGATTTTTATTTTTGTTTAAAATAGGAAAAATAGGGTAAAATTTACCTTAGTGAAGGCGGCATAGTACTAGTGCCTTCTACAATTGAGGTTAAACTCGAAGTTTCAATGTATACCATAACTATAGAGGGGGAATTCAAATGGCAGCAACAAGAACTTTAAGCGCCGAAAACCGACTAGAGATAGGTAAGACTCAAGCATCAAAATTGAGGAGAAAAGGTTTAATTCCAGCAGTAGTCTATGGACACAACAAAGAAACACAAAACATAAGCGTAGACAATAAGGAATTTGTTAAGTATTTGCACAGAAGTGGAGAATCTAGCATTGTAGGAATTAAATTGGGAGATGAAAGAATACAATCTATTGTAAAAGAAGTACAATATCATCCAATTTCAGAAGATGTACTACATGTTGATTTTCAGCGTCTTGAGGAGAATGAAAAAATCAAATTAGCTATTCCAATTAAATTTGATCATATGGATATTCTTCAAGGATCTACAGCTGTTATGGCACATCCATTGGATGAAATAGAAATTCAATGTATGCCAAGGCATATTCCAGAACATTCGATTCACATCGATGTCAAATCATTAAAAATGGGAGATACAATTCATGTTTCAGACCTAGAACTTTTTAAAGATGAAAATATAGAAGTTTTAGATGACGCAGATCGCGTAGTCGCATCACTTTCAGATGTAAAAGAAATGAAAGTTGAGACTGAGACAGAAGAGGACGGCCCTATTTATGAAAGTCAAGCTAGTATATTAAGTTAGCCTCAATTAAAAGCCATTCCTTTTGGGATGGCTTTTAAAATACTTTAATATTGTGATACAATATTGAAGTAAACAAATGATTTATAAAGCGAGGGGATTTTGTATGAATTACATTATTGCAATAGCAGTTTTGGTAAGTTTTTTATTTTTAGCAGCATATGGATTGTTAGATATTTTAAAACAGCGAAAAGAAACAAAAAAAGAACTTGAATTTATAAATCGAAGTCCAGAAGAAAATAGAGAAAAAATAAGGATTATTTCAAAAAGATAAGTCTTTTAAAGGAGCGAAAAATGAGGAAGATAAATAGTGAATTGATTGTTCAAGCTGTAAAAAAACTATGCATAGATGTAAATACCAAATTGCCAGATACAACATATGGAAGATTAAAAGAATGTTTGGGAGAAGAGACATCGGAAGTAGGAAAATCTATATTGGGACAATTACTTGAAAATGCTGATTTAGCTAAGAAAAACAGTGACCCAATTTGCCAAGACACTGGAATGGCAGTGTTCTTTGTCACATTAGGACAAGAAGTGATCATTGAAGGTATGACATTAGAAGAAGCTATAAATGAAGGTGTCAGAAGAGGATATGGTGAAGGATATCTTAGAAAATCAATAGTAAAAGACCCAATTGATAGAATAAATACAAATGACAATACTCCCGCTATAATACATATAAAAACCGAAGCTGGAGATAAATTGACTATTGAATTTGCGCCTAAAGGATTTGGAAGTGAGAATATGGGTGCTTTAAAAATGCTCAAGCCATCTGATGGATTAGAAGGAGTTAGAAATTTTGTTATAGAGACAGTTAAAAATGCAGGTCCTAATCCATGCCCACCTATAGTTGTCGGAGTTGGCATAGGTGGAACTATGGAAAAAGCTTGTGAAATAGCTAAGAGAGCACTACTTAGAGAGATAAATACTCCATCTGAAAATGATAGATGGGCTGAAGTTGAAAAAGAACTTTTGTCAGATATAAATGATTTAGACATTGGTCCACAAGGGCTAGGAGGTAAAACCACAGCTTTGGCAGTTCATATCGAAACATATCCAACGCATATAGCGGGATTACCCATAGCAGTAAATATAAATTGCCATGCGGCTAGACATGGGAAAATAATATTGTAAGGAGACTTGGATATGGCAGATTATTATGAAACACTACCACTAAGTGATGAATTTATAGAAAAATTAATGCCAGGAGATAGATTGTATTTAAGCGGAATAATATATACAGGACGAGACGCAGCGCACAAGAGAATGGTTGAATCATTAGACAGCGGCGAAGAATTGCCGTTTGATTTAGATAAGGCAAGCATATATTATGTAGGGCCTTGTCCAGCTAAACCAGGAGAAGTAATAGGATCTTGTGGCCCTACAACGAGTTATAGAATGGATGACTATACTCCAAAGTTATTAGATGAAGGGCTTCAAATAATGATAGGAAAGGGACTTAGAAGTCAAATAGTTATAGATTCAATGATAAAGAATAAAGCTTTATATTTAGCAGCAGTTGGAGGAGCAGGAGCTCTTATAAAGCACACTATAGTAGAGGCTGAGCTCATAGCTTATGAGGATTTAGGTGCTGAGGCAGTTAGGAGACTAAAAGTAAAGGATTTTCCTACAATAGTTGCAATTGATGCTAAGGGAAATAGTTTATACGAAAGATAGAAGGAGAAAAAATATGTTAAGACGTTTAGTAGAATACGAGGTAAAAAAAACCAAACCACTTTGGTTTATAATATTTTGGACGTTTATATATGTCATAATTATGAATGTGCTTATAACTGAAACCAATGTATTGATAGAAGAATTTAGACACCCAGTAGCGATTGCTATATTAGCGATATTTGGAATATTGTATATAATAATTATGCTAAGTGGTTTTTCGCACTATGTTTACAATCTAATAGAAGATGAATTTGTCATAGAAAAAAAGATAGGTAAAAGAAGCAAAAAAATGTTAAAGATAAATATAGATGAAATCATAGAAATAAAATCATATATGGAAGCAAGAGCAGAAGGTGAAACACTCTATACATATAAATTCATGAGTGATAGAGAGTATAAAAAAGCATATATTTGTAAATTTAATAGAGAAGATAAGGTATTGTCATTTGTATTTAAGCCAAGCGAAAGACTCAGAGGAATACTTGAAGATAAAAGATATTCAAATGGTAGATACAAGATAAATAGGAGCATATACCATGAAGAATAATTATATAGAAAAAAGTTTAGATGCTTATTCAAATGAAGTAGAAAAAAGGTATCATATGCCAGGTCATAAAGCAGCGTTTGCTTGGGAGCCACTGGAAAACGCTTTAAAATACGATGTAACCGAAGTTGATGGCACGGACAACCTAATGCATCCCGAAGGCGCAATTAAGCTCTTTATGGATGAAATGACAGGGTTTTATAAAACAAAAAGAACATATATTTCTGTAAATGGAAGCACAGGGGCGCTGATGGCTGCTATATCTACTGTTTGCGATAGAGGTGATAAAGTTATAGTCCAGAGAGATGCGCATAAGTCTATATACAATGCTATAGGGTTATTGGATTTAAAAACTACGTATGTATATCCCAAAATAGATTCTAATTGGAGAGTACCAATGGGTGTAGATGTTGAGGAAATATCGTCAGCCATAAAAAGCAATATTGAAGCTAAAGCATTGATATTGACACATCCAAACTATTATGGATTTGGTCAAAATTTAGACGAGATAGTAAAGCTAGCACATGAAGCAGGTTTATATGTCATAATAGACGAAGCGCACGGCGCACACTTACCATTTTATGAGCAAGAAAATATAAAATCAGCACTTGATTCAAATGCAGACTTAGTAGTACAGAGCTATCACAAAACACTTCCAGCGCTTACACAAACTGCTGTTTTGCATTTAAATACAGATAAAATAGATCATAAGAAATTGGAAAAGAAATTGTTTACATTTCAAACGACAAGCCCGTCGTATTTGCTAATGAACTCAATGGAATATGCATTTGAGTTTATGAGAGATGATGGAGCAGAATTGTTAGAGATACTAGGGGACAAGATTGATAGCTTGTCAGAAAGATTGCAGAAAATAGATGGGTGCGAAATATATAATATAAAAAGCACGAATAAAAATATAGAAAACACAAAGGATTTCACTAAATTATTAATAAGTGTAGAAGGATATTCAGGATACGAATTGGAGAAAATACTTAGGAATAACTATAAGATACAAGTCGAAATGGCTGATTTTAAATGCGTAGTGTTGATATTAACTGTAGCAGATACAATTAGTGATTTAGAAAGATTTTATGAAATAGTGGAGAAGATATGCAAGGATAGACCGGAACATAGTGTTATAAAAAATATTGCCTGCAATGTAAGACCAGAGGTTAAAATGACTGTGGCGGAAGCATTTAGCGCAGCTTGCAAAAATGTCAGACTAAAAAAAGCTAGCGGAGAAATTGCTGCAAATTTTGTTATACCCTATCCTCCAGGAACTCCAATAGTGGTACCTGGAGAGTTAATAGATGACGAGGTGATTTGCTGTATAGAGCATTTGATAGAAGCAGGTCATGAAATACTCGGAGTAGATGACGGATATATTGACATAATAATAGAGAGGATGTAGGAATGTGGGAGGATTATTTATAGTAATAGAGGGTCCAGATGCTTGCGGAAAAACAACGCAAATAGAGATGCTACGAAGATACTTAGAAGAAAACAACAAAGAAATAATAATGACTAGGGAACCAGGCGGCACGGAAATAAGCGAAAAGATAAGATCTCTCGTATTAGATCCAATAAATGAAAATATGGCCAAAGAAACAGAGGCACTGCTGTATGCGGCTAGTAGAGCGCAGCATTATGTAGAAAAAATACGACCTGCGTTAGAGCAGGGAAAGGTAGTTATTTGCGATAGATTTGTTCATTCAAGTTTAGTTTATCAGGGATTTGCTAGAGGACTTGGGGTAGAAAGAGTAAAAGAGATAAATGACTTTGCACTTTCAGGATATCTTCCAGATTTGATATTATATTTTGATATTGATTATGAAACTGCGTGTAAGAGGTTAGAAGGACGTGGCGAACTTGACAGACTTGAAAGAGCAGGAGAAGAATTTCACAGATCTATTTACAAGGGTTATGAAGAGGTTTTTGCTAAATACGATCAGAATGTTCAAATCATTGATTCGCGAGAAGATATAGAGACTGTATTTGAAAGCGTAAAAAAAGTGTTGGAAAATTATCTTTAAATAGAGGGTAGTATTGGTATTTAGTGATTAAAGACTAACTACTAAAGACTAACTACTAAAGACTAACTACTAAATAAAAAGAGGAGGCGTTTTTATGAAATTAGTTGTGGCAATAGTTCAAGACGAAGATGCAGTTAAGCTAGTTGAAGCACTTGGTGAAAATAAATTTGGTGTAACTAAATTAGCAACAACGGGAGGGTTTTTGAAAGCTGGAAATACGACGCTCATAATTGGAACTCCGAAGGAAAAAGTTGATGATGTATTAGCTATAATCGAAGAAAATTGCAAATCAAGGACAAAAATGACTACAGCAAACACTGGAACACCTTGGCCAAATGGAGCTTATGTTCCATATCCGATAGAGGTCACAATAGGTGGAGCTACTATTTTTGTAATTGATGTAGAGCAATTTAAGAAGATATAGAAGAGCAATTTGAATGTGATATAGTACAAAGAGATAATTATAAAGATGTGAAAACTGAAAAGAAGTGAGATATGCAAAGAGAAGAGAACAAAATTAGAAGTAAAAAGCTGAGAAGTTACAGTTGGGAGATAAGAGATGGAGAATAGAATTGTTGGTCATGAGACTTTAATCAATCATTTTATTGATATGATAGGGAGCAAAAAGTTGTCACATGGATATTTGTTTAAGGGACCAGCTGGTTTGGGAAAGAAATTGACGGCTAGATATTTGGCTAAAGTGCTATTGTGTGAAAATAGTGATACAGAGCCATGTGGGAGTTGTGATAGTTGTATGCAATTTGATAGTGGAAATCACCCTGATTTTTTTGAGCATGTTCCAGATGGAAGTAGGTTTAAGAGGGAGCAGATTGATTTAATTCAAAAGGAAATGAGCGTGAGACCATTTGGCGACAAGAAGGTATTTATTTTAGAGTCAGCTGATAATATGACAATACAGGCTCAGAATACATTTTTGAAGACACTAGAAGAACCACCAGAATACGTTGTTATATTTATGGTTGCAACAAATGCACAAAGGTTATTGCCAACTATTTTATCAAGATGTCAGGAGATAGCATTTTACCCTATAGAGCAGAGCGATATAGAAGAGTATTTGGTTGAAAAATATAAAATAGAGGTAAGTAGGGCTAGACTCTTGAGCTCATATTCCAATGGAATAATAGGAAAGGCAGTTCTATTTGCAACAGATGACTCATTTGAAGATCGAAGAGCACATATATTAAATTTGATAGATGAGGTTCTAGGTGGAACACTCTTGATGGTTTTAAAGATGAGTAATGAGCTTCAAGACAAAAAATCAGAAATTAATGATATAATAGAATTGTTTAGAATTTATTTTAGAGATTTGCTAATAGTAAAAATGACAGGTACGGTAGATCAGATTATAAATTCAGATTATAAAGAAATTCTATACAAACAGTCACAAAGGGTAAGCAGAGATGGTTTGTTCAAAATTATCGATGCTATAGAAGCTCTCGACAAAGATTTAAAATACAATATAAACTATACAGCAGCAATAGATCAATTGCTTTTAACCATGCAGGAGGTGTAAAAATGAGTACAGTAGTAGGAATTCGTTTTAAAAAGGCTGGGAAAATATA
The sequence above is a segment of the Tissierellales bacterium genome. Coding sequences within it:
- a CDS encoding 50S ribosomal protein L25 — translated: MAATRTLSAENRLEIGKTQASKLRRKGLIPAVVYGHNKETQNISVDNKEFVKYLHRSGESSIVGIKLGDERIQSIVKEVQYHPISEDVLHVDFQRLEENEKIKLAIPIKFDHMDILQGSTAVMAHPLDEIEIQCMPRHIPEHSIHIDVKSLKMGDTIHVSDLELFKDENIEVLDDADRVVASLSDVKEMKVETETEEDGPIYESQASILS
- a CDS encoding fumarate hydratase; this translates as MRKINSELIVQAVKKLCIDVNTKLPDTTYGRLKECLGEETSEVGKSILGQLLENADLAKKNSDPICQDTGMAVFFVTLGQEVIIEGMTLEEAINEGVRRGYGEGYLRKSIVKDPIDRINTNDNTPAIIHIKTEAGDKLTIEFAPKGFGSENMGALKMLKPSDGLEGVRNFVIETVKNAGPNPCPPIVVGVGIGGTMEKACEIAKRALLREINTPSENDRWAEVEKELLSDINDLDIGPQGLGGKTTALAVHIETYPTHIAGLPIAVNINCHAARHGKIIL
- a CDS encoding Fe-S-containing hydro-lyase, which produces MADYYETLPLSDEFIEKLMPGDRLYLSGIIYTGRDAAHKRMVESLDSGEELPFDLDKASIYYVGPCPAKPGEVIGSCGPTTSYRMDDYTPKLLDEGLQIMIGKGLRSQIVIDSMIKNKALYLAAVGGAGALIKHTIVEAELIAYEDLGAEAVRRLKVKDFPTIVAIDAKGNSLYER
- a CDS encoding aminotransferase class I/II-fold pyridoxal phosphate-dependent enzyme — protein: MKNNYIEKSLDAYSNEVEKRYHMPGHKAAFAWEPLENALKYDVTEVDGTDNLMHPEGAIKLFMDEMTGFYKTKRTYISVNGSTGALMAAISTVCDRGDKVIVQRDAHKSIYNAIGLLDLKTTYVYPKIDSNWRVPMGVDVEEISSAIKSNIEAKALILTHPNYYGFGQNLDEIVKLAHEAGLYVIIDEAHGAHLPFYEQENIKSALDSNADLVVQSYHKTLPALTQTAVLHLNTDKIDHKKLEKKLFTFQTTSPSYLLMNSMEYAFEFMRDDGAELLEILGDKIDSLSERLQKIDGCEIYNIKSTNKNIENTKDFTKLLISVEGYSGYELEKILRNNYKIQVEMADFKCVVLILTVADTISDLERFYEIVEKICKDRPEHSVIKNIACNVRPEVKMTVAEAFSAACKNVRLKKASGEIAANFVIPYPPGTPIVVPGELIDDEVICCIEHLIEAGHEILGVDDGYIDIIIERM
- the tmk gene encoding dTMP kinase; this translates as MGGLFIVIEGPDACGKTTQIEMLRRYLEENNKEIIMTREPGGTEISEKIRSLVLDPINENMAKETEALLYAASRAQHYVEKIRPALEQGKVVICDRFVHSSLVYQGFARGLGVERVKEINDFALSGYLPDLILYFDIDYETACKRLEGRGELDRLERAGEEFHRSIYKGYEEVFAKYDQNVQIIDSREDIETVFESVKKVLENYL
- a CDS encoding cyclic-di-AMP receptor; amino-acid sequence: MKLVVAIVQDEDAVKLVEALGENKFGVTKLATTGGFLKAGNTTLIIGTPKEKVDDVLAIIEENCKSRTKMTTANTGTPWPNGAYVPYPIEVTIGGATIFVIDVEQFKKI
- the holB gene encoding DNA polymerase III subunit delta' is translated as MENRIVGHETLINHFIDMIGSKKLSHGYLFKGPAGLGKKLTARYLAKVLLCENSDTEPCGSCDSCMQFDSGNHPDFFEHVPDGSRFKREQIDLIQKEMSVRPFGDKKVFILESADNMTIQAQNTFLKTLEEPPEYVVIFMVATNAQRLLPTILSRCQEIAFYPIEQSDIEEYLVEKYKIEVSRARLLSSYSNGIIGKAVLFATDDSFEDRRAHILNLIDEVLGGTLLMVLKMSNELQDKKSEINDIIELFRIYFRDLLIVKMTGTVDQIINSDYKEILYKQSQRVSRDGLFKIIDAIEALDKDLKYNINYTAAIDQLLLTMQEV